One window from the genome of Corynebacterium sp. SCR221107 encodes:
- a CDS encoding glutamate ABC transporter substrate-binding protein: MSTRHSFHRYVSPAGLMRVACLTTATALLLTSCAEPEPAAPEPAQETQAYLPLPDGSSIEKAGSVAPEEVITTGLLGSLRPDERTPEERVPEIVARGRLIVGIDQSQYLLSFREPSTGAIKGFEVDIARQIARDIFGDPNKVEFRFVDSSNWLKSIEDEKIDLAIRGISITRDRQDQVFFSASYLTGQTRMLVEKNTGIDSIDDLAGGTACVTSGSTGQQRTRARAPETDLLVANSAADCLVALQQGQVQAIISDDTILSGMVAQDPFTEIVGDPLGTESYGIAIAKPGTRHDTDGLIRQVNSTLERLTSDRTWAGLYLNWFGPYLPLQQPPAAAYREEQAPH, encoded by the coding sequence ATGAGCACCAGACACTCTTTTCACCGGTATGTTTCGCCAGCAGGCCTTATGCGTGTAGCTTGCTTGACGACGGCCACCGCGCTGCTTCTGACAAGCTGTGCCGAGCCCGAACCGGCCGCACCGGAACCGGCCCAGGAAACGCAGGCCTACCTGCCGCTTCCGGACGGCTCCAGCATTGAGAAGGCCGGCTCGGTTGCACCCGAGGAGGTCATCACCACCGGGCTTTTGGGATCGCTGCGCCCCGACGAGCGCACCCCGGAAGAACGCGTGCCCGAGATCGTGGCCAGGGGAAGGCTCATCGTCGGCATCGACCAGTCTCAGTACCTGCTTAGCTTCCGCGAGCCCTCCACCGGGGCGATCAAGGGCTTCGAGGTAGACATCGCCCGGCAGATCGCCAGGGACATCTTCGGCGACCCCAACAAGGTGGAGTTCCGCTTCGTCGACAGCAGCAACTGGCTCAAATCCATCGAGGACGAGAAGATTGACCTCGCCATCCGCGGCATCTCCATCACCCGCGACCGCCAAGACCAGGTGTTCTTCTCCGCCTCCTACCTCACCGGGCAAACCCGCATGCTCGTGGAGAAAAATACCGGCATCGACTCCATCGACGACTTGGCGGGCGGCACGGCCTGTGTTACCTCCGGCTCCACCGGGCAGCAGCGCACCCGCGCCCGCGCCCCGGAGACCGATCTCCTCGTGGCTAACTCCGCCGCCGACTGCCTCGTGGCGCTGCAACAAGGCCAGGTGCAAGCGATCATCTCCGACGACACCATCTTGTCCGGCATGGTCGCCCAAGACCCCTTCACCGAGATTGTCGGCGATCCCCTGGGCACGGAAAGCTACGGCATCGCCATCGCCAAGCCCGGCACCCGGCACGATACCGACGGGCTGATCCGGCAGGTCAACTCCACGCTAGAAAGGCTCACGTCCGACCGCACCTGGGCCGGGCTCTACCTCAACTGGTTCGGCCCCTACCTGCCCCTGCAGCAACCGCCGGCAGCCGCGTACCGTGAGGAGCAAGCACCTCACTAA
- a CDS encoding multidrug effflux MFS transporter, translating to MAINETNYQPQKLTPALLTGLALLSASGPFATDMYLAALPRVVDDLSTTATMVQLTLSGFMVGMAIGQLVIGGLSDSLGRRGLMIGGAVLALAASIVCAMTPSIGILIAARLVQGLGSGACVVLARTVIPDLAKGVAAAKAFTLMMIIQGIAPVLAPVLGALLVEPIGWRGIFWVLSGICALQLLVAVFQVKESHPKHLREGASFSNTLRGYPFVLKNRGFVGYGIAFSFIFAVMFSYISASPFVIQQQLGFSPTMYSVIFAVNALGMMAMGAVNNRLMDRHTPEQIIKVAIVVIGVAVVLLALAAQFALTPWLVLPALFLVVAPMPMVMGNATALATGLVRERAGAGSAVLGFTQFLLAAIVSPLVGIDANHAVSMSVCMIVAFVIAAVGLVVALKSTR from the coding sequence ATGGCCATTAACGAGACCAATTACCAGCCGCAAAAGCTCACCCCGGCTCTGCTGACAGGCCTTGCCCTGTTGTCGGCATCGGGGCCGTTTGCCACCGACATGTACCTCGCGGCGCTGCCACGGGTCGTCGATGACCTCAGCACCACCGCGACGATGGTGCAGCTGACCTTGTCTGGATTCATGGTGGGCATGGCCATCGGCCAGTTGGTCATCGGCGGCCTCTCCGATTCCCTGGGGCGCCGCGGCCTTATGATCGGCGGCGCCGTGCTGGCCTTGGCGGCCTCTATCGTGTGCGCGATGACCCCGTCGATTGGCATCCTGATTGCAGCCCGCCTCGTTCAAGGTCTGGGCTCGGGTGCGTGCGTGGTGCTGGCCAGGACCGTCATCCCGGACCTAGCCAAGGGCGTGGCCGCGGCGAAGGCCTTTACCCTCATGATGATTATCCAAGGCATCGCCCCGGTGCTGGCGCCGGTGCTCGGTGCGCTGTTGGTCGAGCCGATCGGCTGGCGCGGCATCTTCTGGGTGCTCAGCGGCATCTGCGCCCTGCAGCTTCTGGTGGCCGTCTTCCAGGTCAAGGAGTCGCACCCGAAGCACCTTCGCGAGGGAGCATCCTTTTCCAACACGCTGCGTGGCTACCCGTTCGTGCTGAAAAACCGCGGTTTCGTGGGCTACGGCATCGCCTTCTCCTTCATCTTTGCGGTGATGTTTAGCTACATCTCCGCCTCCCCATTCGTCATCCAGCAGCAGCTGGGTTTTAGCCCCACCATGTATTCGGTCATCTTCGCGGTCAACGCCTTGGGCATGATGGCCATGGGTGCGGTCAACAACCGTCTCATGGATCGTCACACCCCTGAGCAGATCATCAAGGTGGCCATCGTGGTCATCGGTGTGGCCGTGGTGCTTTTGGCTCTTGCGGCACAGTTCGCGCTGACGCCGTGGCTGGTGCTTCCGGCATTATTCCTCGTGGTGGCACCGATGCCGATGGTGATGGGCAACGCCACGGCGCTGGCCACCGGGCTGGTGCGCGAGCGCGCCGGCGCTGGTTCTGCCGTGCTGGGCTTTACGCAGTTCTTGCTGGCAGCCATCGTATCCCCGCTGGTAGGCATCGACGCCAACCATGCCGTATCGATGTCCGTGTGCATGATTGTCGCCTTCGTCATCGCCGCAGTAGGACTCGTCGTCGCTTTGAAATCCACGCGTTAA
- the cls gene encoding cardiolipin synthase, giving the protein MSFTWSLDLSTWQTIGLIVDYTVKIIAIGFVPEGRRPSSSTAWLLAILLLPFLGLPLFLLMGSPYINRRRHAIQQEANSAITDVQAIEPDFPPGTISNPEIASLIKLNRKLTGMPAVSATSHGVYTDYRETIRQMVRAVDEATRYVHAEIYIVAWDPTTEIFFRAMERAVKRGVEVRLLFDQVGSWKYPGYLKLGKRLDAIGVKWELMLPLQPLRWRFRRPDLRNHRKMLIIDGERGFLGSQNLIDSSYLKKGNQKVGREWVDLMVELTGPVVSSMNMVFAVDWYLESDELLPIDEDILGPTMPDTHDTSANIVQLVPSGPGYSTEPNLRMFNSIIHHAKKRLVMCSPYFIPDESMLEAVTSACYRGVEVELYVSEQGDQFMVHHAQSSYYQALLEAGVRIFMYPKPSVLHSKYMLADPEAGHAAVGVVGSSNMDMRSFGLNYEVSLMITRGNLIRQLSEVTDTYRACSIELTLEEWNKRGYARRYIDNVMRLTSALQ; this is encoded by the coding sequence TTGTCGTTTACTTGGAGCCTCGACCTCAGCACGTGGCAGACGATCGGCCTGATTGTCGATTACACGGTCAAGATCATCGCCATCGGTTTCGTACCCGAAGGCCGTCGCCCCAGCTCCTCGACCGCTTGGCTCCTGGCGATCTTGTTGCTTCCCTTCTTAGGACTTCCCCTGTTCTTGCTCATGGGCAGCCCTTATATCAATCGTCGCCGCCACGCCATCCAGCAAGAGGCCAATTCCGCCATCACCGACGTCCAGGCGATCGAGCCGGACTTTCCGCCCGGCACCATCTCCAACCCGGAGATCGCCTCACTCATCAAGCTCAACCGCAAGCTGACGGGCATGCCCGCAGTTTCCGCCACCAGTCACGGCGTCTACACCGATTACCGGGAAACCATCCGGCAAATGGTCCGCGCCGTCGACGAGGCCACCCGATACGTGCATGCTGAGATCTACATCGTAGCTTGGGACCCAACCACGGAGATCTTTTTCCGCGCGATGGAGCGGGCAGTCAAGCGCGGCGTGGAGGTTCGCCTCCTGTTTGACCAGGTGGGAAGCTGGAAGTACCCGGGCTACCTCAAGCTGGGCAAGCGGCTGGACGCGATCGGCGTGAAATGGGAGCTCATGCTGCCGCTGCAGCCGCTGCGCTGGCGCTTCCGACGCCCCGATCTGCGCAATCACCGCAAGATGCTCATCATCGACGGCGAGCGCGGCTTTCTAGGCTCCCAGAACCTCATCGACTCCAGCTACCTGAAAAAGGGCAATCAGAAGGTGGGGCGCGAATGGGTCGACCTCATGGTCGAGCTCACCGGCCCAGTGGTCTCCTCCATGAACATGGTTTTTGCCGTGGACTGGTATCTGGAATCCGACGAGCTGCTGCCGATTGATGAGGACATCTTGGGCCCCACGATGCCTGATACCCACGACACCTCCGCCAACATCGTCCAGTTGGTTCCCTCCGGTCCTGGTTATAGCACCGAGCCGAACTTGAGGATGTTTAATTCGATCATCCACCACGCCAAAAAACGCCTGGTGATGTGCTCCCCGTACTTCATCCCGGACGAGTCCATGCTCGAGGCCGTCACGAGTGCCTGCTATCGCGGGGTTGAGGTGGAGCTCTACGTCTCCGAGCAGGGGGATCAGTTCATGGTCCACCACGCCCAATCCTCCTACTATCAAGCACTGCTGGAGGCAGGCGTGCGCATCTTTATGTACCCCAAGCCGTCCGTGCTGCACTCCAAGTACATGCTCGCCGACCCGGAGGCCGGCCACGCCGCCGTGGGCGTCGTGGGCTCTTCCAATATGGACATGCGCAGCTTCGGCCTCAACTACGAGGTGTCCCTCATGATCACCCGCGGAAACCTCATTCGCCAGCTCTCGGAGGTCACCGACACCTACCGCGCCTGCTCCATCGAACTGACCTTGGAGGAGTGGAACAAGCGCGGATACGCCCGCCGCTATATCGACAATGTCATGCGCCTTACCTCGGCGCTGCAATAG
- a CDS encoding ABC transporter ATP-binding protein, translated as MIEVRGLTKQYGAVRAVDDITFDVKPGVVTGFLGPNGAGKSTTMRMIVGLDNPTAGTATIGGTAYRKLKNPLRTVGALLDAKAVHPNRSAANHLKWIAQTNGIPTTRVDEVLELVGLTSVASKKAGGFSLGMGQRLGLAAALMGDPEVLILDEPVNGLDPEGIRWVREFLRSLAQQGRTVLVSSHLLSEMAQTADELVVIGRGKLVAHASTYDFIREHASTSVVVRADNLEGLHAALQASGIESAIGVDEEQRPTLTVMERTSDEIGAIAFDKGIKLALLEQRHASLEEAFMRLTGDAVQYQSTVAPGAHRAG; from the coding sequence ATGATTGAAGTGCGTGGATTGACAAAACAATACGGTGCCGTGCGCGCCGTGGATGACATCACCTTTGACGTCAAACCCGGAGTGGTCACAGGATTCTTAGGACCCAACGGGGCCGGGAAGTCCACCACCATGCGCATGATCGTCGGCCTCGATAATCCCACAGCGGGCACCGCCACCATCGGCGGCACCGCCTACCGCAAGCTGAAGAACCCGCTGCGCACCGTCGGCGCGCTGCTCGATGCCAAGGCGGTCCACCCCAACCGCTCGGCGGCCAATCACCTGAAATGGATCGCTCAGACCAACGGTATTCCCACCACCCGTGTCGACGAGGTCTTAGAACTCGTGGGTCTGACTAGTGTTGCCTCGAAGAAGGCGGGCGGTTTCTCCCTCGGTATGGGCCAGCGCCTCGGCCTGGCGGCCGCCTTGATGGGGGATCCGGAGGTGCTCATCCTCGACGAGCCGGTCAACGGCCTTGACCCGGAGGGCATTCGCTGGGTGCGCGAGTTCCTGCGCTCGCTTGCCCAGCAGGGCCGCACCGTGCTGGTCAGCTCCCACCTGCTTTCCGAGATGGCACAGACCGCCGACGAACTGGTGGTCATCGGCCGCGGCAAGCTGGTGGCTCACGCCTCCACCTACGACTTCATCCGCGAGCACGCCAGCACCTCCGTGGTGGTGCGCGCCGACAACCTCGAGGGGCTCCACGCCGCTTTGCAGGCCAGCGGGATCGAGTCGGCCATCGGCGTCGACGAGGAACAGCGCCCTACCCTTACGGTGATGGAGCGTACTTCCGACGAGATCGGCGCGATTGCCTTCGACAAGGGAATCAAGCTCGCCCTTCTCGAACAGCGCCACGCCTCCCTGGAGGAGGCCTTCATGCGGCTGACCGGGGACGCAGTCCAGTATCAATCCACCGTTGCCCCTGGTGCCCACCGCGCAGGTTAG
- a CDS encoding peptide deformylase — MTVRPIVIYGDPVLHNPTEPVTEPVSELRELIDDMYETMDVANGVGLAANQVGVNKRLFVFSCPDVEGPNGEPLPEDQQVIRRGCVINPVLETSEIPETMPRVDGSDEEGCLSLPGLGFPTSRADWARVVGLDENGNEVSVEGYGFFARCLQHEVGHLDGFVYADVLQGRWKRAAKKAVRRNGWTEAGLTWLPGVDPDPFGHDEVESAGEHPQES, encoded by the coding sequence ATGACCGTTCGTCCCATCGTCATTTACGGCGACCCAGTACTGCACAATCCCACCGAACCCGTCACCGAGCCGGTTTCCGAGCTGCGCGAGCTCATCGACGACATGTACGAGACCATGGACGTCGCCAACGGCGTGGGCCTAGCCGCCAACCAGGTCGGCGTGAATAAGCGCCTGTTCGTGTTCAGTTGCCCCGATGTCGAGGGCCCGAACGGCGAGCCGCTGCCCGAAGACCAGCAGGTCATCCGCCGCGGCTGCGTCATCAACCCGGTGCTGGAAACCTCCGAGATCCCAGAGACCATGCCCCGCGTCGACGGCTCCGACGAGGAAGGCTGCCTGTCCCTGCCCGGCCTGGGCTTTCCCACCTCCCGCGCCGACTGGGCGCGCGTTGTCGGCCTCGACGAAAACGGCAACGAGGTCTCCGTGGAGGGCTACGGCTTCTTCGCCCGCTGCCTGCAGCACGAGGTCGGCCATCTGGACGGCTTCGTCTACGCCGACGTGCTCCAGGGTCGCTGGAAGCGCGCCGCCAAGAAGGCCGTGCGCCGCAACGGCTGGACCGAGGCCGGGTTGACCTGGCTGCCGGGTGTGGATCCGGATCCCTTCGGCCACGACGAGGTCGAGTCTGCCGGCGAGCACCCGCAGGAAAGTTAA
- a CDS encoding NUDIX domain-containing protein, protein MSGIESLHSASHGEGWAAGPGGTRMWGRHGAAGLALVARAGDSWTILMQHRAAWTSHGDTWALPGGAREASEDARQAAGREVAEETEIYPDSYEVLGQAVTAGPFPADPDRPELAGQWTYTTVFARAPHQLETHPNEESHELRWVALDEVAQLKLMPAFAASWPKVKQLLLDYLN, encoded by the coding sequence ATGTCTGGAATCGAAAGTCTTCACTCGGCTAGCCACGGCGAGGGGTGGGCGGCAGGGCCCGGCGGTACCCGCATGTGGGGACGCCACGGCGCCGCCGGACTCGCCCTCGTGGCCCGGGCTGGCGATTCCTGGACGATCCTCATGCAGCACCGCGCCGCGTGGACCTCGCACGGGGACACCTGGGCGCTGCCCGGTGGTGCGCGGGAGGCGAGCGAGGATGCCCGCCAGGCCGCCGGGCGCGAGGTCGCAGAAGAGACTGAAATTTACCCCGACTCCTATGAAGTCTTGGGGCAAGCGGTCACGGCGGGCCCGTTTCCGGCCGATCCCGACCGCCCGGAGCTTGCCGGGCAGTGGACCTACACCACCGTTTTCGCACGCGCACCGCATCAGTTGGAAACCCATCCCAACGAGGAGTCCCACGAGCTGCGCTGGGTCGCCTTAGACGAGGTGGCGCAGTTGAAGCTCATGCCGGCGTTCGCGGCCTCGTGGCCTAAGGTCAAACAGCTGTTGCTCGACTACCTCAATTAA
- a CDS encoding phenol hydroxylase → MPEMPAIPDIPEDAEDVEYGQRVSREDRNSFSPGVGTPTGDFILHTLSPVRAVPTNAEDNWMDRISERRQARRNFWQELWHDSITMPVEWALRFGRFLRTTPGRMTLMVVVVSMAVIAAGISMSQTSAQRRADLETLMNNTEPVSFTAHRLYTSLSLADTTATVGFVRSSVQSEYTRTRYSLAYQDAAAAAAETASGISTDNEHALALITKINKLLPTYTGLVETAWANNRQDNPVGVAYLSEANALMRNEILPAANELYSMMSREVVTSQRSLTTPLWIPLSGMFAALGFLVLAQLWLAQVTHRRLNRGFLTATILMAFITTWVTTANAITWRTGSQAYEEASAPLEMLTNARIQAQQARTDETLALVRREADDAGTFTTAANAVDDALDAFDASFLADTGENPQQLANARLALEQWRSSHMQLVETLNNGDYDTALTLTLGEGQGIDSAGVGTTQAGESSATAYAKMDDELASMVGDTRSTLRAYIDKGANASRFVSMVMLILSFLSVISMWVGIRPRLQEYL, encoded by the coding sequence ATGCCCGAGATGCCTGCAATACCCGATATCCCCGAGGATGCGGAGGACGTGGAGTACGGTCAGCGCGTTTCCCGCGAGGACCGCAATAGCTTCAGCCCCGGTGTGGGCACGCCCACCGGGGACTTCATCCTGCACACCTTGAGCCCGGTGCGTGCGGTGCCCACCAATGCCGAAGACAATTGGATGGATCGCATCTCGGAACGTCGGCAAGCAAGACGCAACTTCTGGCAAGAGCTCTGGCACGACTCCATCACCATGCCGGTGGAGTGGGCGCTGCGCTTCGGCCGCTTCCTGCGCACCACCCCGGGGCGGATGACGCTGATGGTCGTAGTGGTCTCCATGGCCGTCATCGCCGCAGGAATCTCCATGTCACAGACCTCCGCGCAACGCCGCGCGGACCTAGAGACCTTGATGAATAACACGGAGCCGGTGAGCTTTACCGCCCACCGCCTCTATACCTCCTTGTCGCTGGCGGACACCACGGCGACGGTGGGGTTTGTGCGCTCGTCGGTGCAGTCGGAATACACCCGCACCCGCTACAGCCTGGCCTACCAGGATGCCGCCGCGGCGGCCGCCGAGACTGCCTCGGGTATCTCCACCGACAACGAGCACGCCCTCGCGCTTATCACCAAGATCAATAAGCTGCTGCCCACCTACACCGGCCTAGTGGAGACCGCCTGGGCGAATAACCGCCAGGACAACCCCGTGGGCGTGGCCTACCTGTCCGAGGCCAACGCGCTCATGCGCAACGAGATCCTGCCCGCGGCCAACGAACTGTATTCGATGATGTCGCGGGAGGTGGTCACCAGCCAGCGCTCGCTGACCACCCCGCTGTGGATCCCGTTGTCGGGCATGTTTGCCGCGCTGGGCTTTTTGGTGCTGGCGCAGTTGTGGCTGGCGCAGGTCACCCACCGCCGCCTCAATCGGGGATTTTTGACCGCCACCATCCTCATGGCTTTCATCACCACCTGGGTCACCACCGCCAATGCGATCACCTGGCGCACCGGCTCGCAGGCCTACGAGGAAGCCTCCGCGCCGCTGGAGATGCTGACCAATGCGAGGATCCAGGCGCAGCAGGCGCGTACCGATGAAACGCTCGCCTTGGTTCGTCGTGAAGCAGACGATGCGGGCACGTTCACAACGGCGGCCAACGCAGTCGACGACGCCCTCGATGCCTTCGACGCCTCCTTTTTGGCCGACACGGGTGAAAACCCGCAGCAGCTGGCCAACGCGCGGCTGGCACTGGAGCAATGGCGCTCAAGCCACATGCAACTGGTGGAAACGCTCAATAACGGAGACTATGACACCGCGCTGACGTTGACGCTCGGCGAGGGGCAAGGGATCGACTCCGCCGGGGTTGGCACCACGCAAGCAGGTGAGAGTTCAGCGACCGCCTACGCGAAGATGGATGATGAGCTCGCCAGCATGGTCGGTGATACCCGCTCCACCCTGCGCGCGTATATCGACAAGGGCGCCAACGCCTCCCGGTTTGTGTCCATGGTGATGCTCATCTTGTCCTTCCTCTCCGTGATTTCTATGTGGGTAGGCATCCGCCCCAGGCTGCAGGAGTACCTCTAA
- a CDS encoding multidrug ABC transporter permease, giving the protein MFFNTLRAEWTKLYTTKALWWTSALIVFFGLLLAFFAGKNVEQSFMGYSVLSASNVVSGVAGISIIVVAIQAIMVVTAEYRHKYQSVTFMATPNRHVVAAAKLALYGLLSAALTFVTVIVCFYLAKMVATPEQSKTLDVWNDDIALRIMWVYPLVSFLLTVFAQGIAFIVRQTAGAMALVLIWMTTLEGVGSLIPKVGEYVQKYGPFTNMNAFILNSPIDDASWGVNGSGWYFAAWVVALYAIGQVLLAKRDA; this is encoded by the coding sequence GTGTTTTTCAATACCCTTCGCGCGGAGTGGACCAAGCTCTACACCACCAAGGCCTTGTGGTGGACCAGCGCGCTGATCGTGTTCTTCGGCTTGCTGCTGGCGTTTTTCGCCGGCAAGAACGTGGAACAGTCCTTCATGGGCTATAGCGTGCTCTCGGCCTCGAACGTGGTCTCGGGCGTGGCCGGCATTTCCATCATTGTGGTGGCTATTCAGGCGATCATGGTGGTGACCGCGGAATATCGCCACAAGTATCAGTCGGTCACCTTCATGGCCACCCCGAACCGCCACGTGGTGGCGGCGGCCAAGTTGGCGCTTTACGGGCTGCTGTCCGCCGCCTTGACGTTTGTGACCGTCATCGTGTGCTTCTACCTGGCCAAGATGGTGGCCACCCCGGAACAATCTAAGACCCTAGACGTGTGGAATGACGATATCGCGTTGCGCATCATGTGGGTATATCCCCTGGTCAGCTTCCTGCTCACCGTCTTCGCCCAGGGTATCGCCTTCATCGTGCGGCAGACCGCAGGTGCGATGGCGTTGGTGCTGATATGGATGACCACCCTGGAGGGTGTGGGCTCGCTGATCCCGAAGGTGGGCGAGTACGTCCAAAAGTACGGCCCGTTTACCAACATGAACGCATTCATCTTAAATAGCCCCATTGACGATGCCTCCTGGGGGGTCAATGGTTCCGGCTGGTACTTCGCGGCCTGGGTCGTAGCCCTCTATGCGATCGGCCAGGTGTTGCTGGCAAAGCGCGACGCCTAG
- a CDS encoding N-acetylglutamate synthase, CG3035 family, which yields MEQHPASPRSRIFRSDDVHPGERVVIRRVIDGQHSDVIGHVVDLNEKELVVRPQAVGGFPSALAEVRIPRAQVYVVKKLSPRRVRNSEIRDIELAYSEAFPGIEHTWASDGQWLLRAGDGITERSNSAAPLGRSAVFTPVPVAEIKAFYARHKLPPRVLIPERIGKQAEQLAKDHGWELGPEIIVMTRELTDLPTPDERAEFRIDEQPDRAWLGLYHFRGKPLPEHALNLLRERINGQMGFGRLVDETGETIAITRGTITSAGSRQYLGYSAVEVAHAFRRQGYGTQLGIHMLSWGAACGATTAYLQVIASNSAGIGLYEKLGFIEHHRHRYATITT from the coding sequence ATGGAACAACACCCCGCCTCTCCCCGGTCGCGCATCTTTCGCTCCGATGATGTCCACCCCGGCGAGCGGGTGGTCATCCGCCGCGTGATCGACGGCCAGCACTCCGATGTCATCGGCCACGTCGTCGACCTCAACGAAAAGGAGCTGGTGGTGCGCCCGCAGGCCGTCGGCGGCTTCCCCTCCGCGCTGGCCGAGGTCCGGATCCCACGCGCTCAGGTCTACGTGGTCAAAAAGCTCAGCCCGCGGCGGGTGCGTAACTCGGAGATCCGCGACATCGAACTCGCCTATTCGGAGGCCTTCCCCGGCATCGAGCACACCTGGGCCAGCGATGGCCAGTGGCTGCTGCGCGCCGGCGATGGCATTACGGAGCGTTCCAATTCGGCCGCGCCGCTGGGCCGCTCGGCGGTGTTTACGCCGGTGCCGGTGGCCGAGATTAAGGCGTTCTACGCCCGCCACAAGCTGCCGCCGAGGGTGCTCATCCCGGAGCGCATCGGCAAGCAGGCCGAGCAGCTAGCCAAGGATCACGGCTGGGAGCTGGGCCCGGAGATCATCGTGATGACCCGCGAGCTCACCGACTTGCCCACACCCGATGAGCGCGCGGAGTTTCGCATCGATGAGCAGCCGGATCGCGCCTGGCTCGGCCTCTATCACTTCCGCGGCAAACCGCTGCCGGAGCACGCGCTGAACCTGCTTCGCGAGCGCATCAATGGCCAGATGGGCTTCGGCCGCCTGGTCGATGAGACAGGCGAGACCATCGCAATTACCCGCGGCACGATTACCTCCGCAGGCAGCAGGCAGTATTTGGGGTATTCCGCGGTCGAGGTTGCGCACGCTTTCCGACGCCAAGGTTACGGGACCCAATTAGGCATCCACATGTTGTCCTGGGGCGCTGCCTGCGGTGCGACCACCGCGTATCTCCAGGTCATCGCCAGTAATTCCGCTGGCATCGGCCTCTATGAGAAGCTGGGCTTTATCGAGCACCATCGGCACCGCTACGCAACGATCACCACCTAG
- a CDS encoding exodeoxyribonuclease III — MRIVNWNVNSIRTRVERVEAFLTRHDVDVLAVQETKCRDDQFPFATFEKLGYEVAHFGLNQWNGVAIISRVGIEDVATSFPGQPGFNKDPDADQAIEARALGATCGGVRIWSLYVPNGREIADPHYDYKLRWLYSLARYVEVTAEHNVDPAMVLLGDFNIAPRDEHVWDIRAFDGATHVTEPERQAFEALLDAGLRVTSPFEGFSYWDYKAARFQRGQGMLIDFQLSRGLEAKEGFIDVEERAGKGASDHAPVIVDYLSPEKA, encoded by the coding sequence ATGCGCATTGTGAACTGGAACGTCAATTCGATCAGAACTCGCGTCGAACGCGTCGAAGCATTTCTTACGCGCCACGATGTTGACGTGCTTGCGGTACAGGAAACGAAGTGCCGCGATGACCAGTTTCCCTTTGCCACTTTTGAGAAATTGGGCTATGAGGTCGCCCACTTCGGCCTCAACCAGTGGAACGGCGTGGCCATCATCTCCCGCGTCGGAATCGAGGATGTTGCCACATCCTTCCCAGGTCAGCCCGGTTTCAATAAGGATCCCGACGCGGACCAAGCCATCGAGGCGCGCGCCTTGGGCGCTACCTGCGGCGGGGTGCGCATATGGAGCCTGTACGTGCCCAACGGGCGCGAGATCGCCGATCCGCACTACGACTACAAGCTGCGCTGGCTCTACTCCCTCGCCCGTTATGTGGAGGTCACCGCGGAACACAACGTCGACCCGGCGATGGTGTTGCTGGGGGATTTCAACATCGCGCCGCGCGACGAGCACGTGTGGGACATCCGCGCCTTCGATGGCGCCACCCACGTCACCGAACCAGAACGTCAGGCATTCGAGGCCTTGCTTGACGCAGGCCTTCGCGTGACCAGTCCCTTCGAAGGATTCTCCTACTGGGACTACAAGGCCGCTCGCTTCCAACGCGGCCAGGGCATGCTCATCGATTTCCAGCTTTCCCGCGGGCTGGAGGCCAAAGAAGGCTTCATCGACGTCGAGGAGCGCGCCGGCAAGGGCGCTTCTGACCATGCGCCAGTGATCGTGGACTACCTATCACCAGAAAAGGCCTAG